DNA sequence from the Malus sylvestris chromosome 10, drMalSylv7.2, whole genome shotgun sequence genome:
CTTTCTTTAGGATGTGTTGTACTGGGGTAAACCCGACCATCTCTTTCCCTTTGCTCTTAGGTAAACAGGCGTCTGCCATGCCAACTGTTGCTGAATGGAATGGATCAGTATCAACCATCATGCGTTTTTCAGGAAATTTTAACTTGCCTTTGTCAATCCAGCTCTGGATATCATCACGAAATATGACACAATTGTTTGTGGCATGCTTGGTCGAGTTATGatatttgcaatatatctttcctttaagttattcggccttgggaatgtgATGCCCTGGCCAAAGTTTGATGATCTTTGCTAATAACAATTGATCGAAAATTGCTTCGGCCTTTGTGATATCAAAAGTGTAGACATTCGATGTTTTCGCTGTctcttcagtggccgagcgggGTTTGGCATctttggaattaatttgagtcaaAGCCTTGTAAacgtatggtttatctattactatctcggcTACATCAATAATAACGTATTGAGAATCCTCACCTTCGGTTGATGTGTAGTTGACCGTGGGATTTTTTataaatcgtccttcgggatgGGAATTTCAAGATCTTCTCTTCtcagagcaaataatcatattgctcgacatgctgagctaattcatacatatcccgaaagtttgcacccaagaatttatttttgtattctACGTAGAGTccgttcaaagcaagcctaaCAAATTCAACTTCGGGGAGAGGTAcacggcaccaattcctagccgatttaaatctggtaagataatccattggtgactcatcagatgcttgaacCATCCTCgccaatgaagaaactgacatttccatccctagccgataaaactgctcgtgaAATTTCTcaaccaactcctcccagcttTGGATAGAATTAGAtgggaggttgatataccaggCAAATGCTGAGCCTgtcaacaaaaaattgaaaagccGCAGCTTGTGAAAATCATTGTTAACTtctccgcattgcgcggtgaaacgagccacatgttctaacgaggataaggaCGATTCTCCAGCgaaaaggctaaaatctggaattttgaaacATTTAGGATATTCGAACTTTTCCACATAAGCTGAATACGGATGgatgaatttagggaacttcggcccttttttcatggccgaatcgatcatccgcTGGACCTCAGTCATATCGACAGGTGTTGTttccactctctggtcggaTCCATCTGACCTACTACTCGATCCTCCCCTTTTCTCTAAGTCAATTGTCTTAGGCCGAATAGACACCACTTCGGCCTGTAGGGAATTACTTTTAAGTGGAAGATGCTGAGCCTGATCAACAGGTTTTTCTTCGAAGACTTTACTAACTATTAGTTCGAGCAATTAGGTTTGGGTCTCTCCAGTGCTTTGTATTGCTTCAAGCAAACGGTTTATTTTATGGCCCACTGTCTGTTCCACTTGTCGGGATTGCTCGTCAAGTCGtcttcgaagaaacgacctAGTCGGAGGATCagagccttcaccaccatcttcaTTGCAGTCCTCCACTATTCCTTCAATGAAAAAGCCTACAGTTTGGTTGAGTACTTCTGTATTTCGAGGTTGGCCACCGAGGCACACTTCCTTTTCTCGGTGTGTTGCACTTGTAGCCTCAGGGGTTACGGCGACGATAAGATTTCGCGCATGTGATACCTTTTGGCCATGACTTTGAACCAGCAGATCGGTCACTGATTTTCCCatagttcttttctttttgactGATCGTGGCTCGATGGTCATGAACTTTGTAGtcttagcactgggtcccaccgggcgtgccaaaatgttgaccctaaaagctactaagcctacgtggcgcaggccgagtaactaatcagctaactacatccttcgGTTGTATACAGGCATGCCAACTAGTCAATCGAGCTCTGccaaggagtaaaatttgttgatgttgcgttgggtgcgctgctgacttctcgaTCGTGCGACTAcggctgaggaaggaacactctcggccttcaggttctagaacctaaagacaaggctattagttctgcgaagttcacaaatcgtcagcGCCGGATTCGGTTActgtgattatattcgtaagagtataagcacgccgaattgACACCAGAGTATAAGGACACAAGTATTCAAAACGAATATACgtcttgattgtgaaagtggTTCAGCCATCagaatgtcgaactctaaatcctactTGCAAATAACCAATCATAAATGACTCGGCGATTAATGTGCTAAGTACAAGaacttgtaacacctcgctTTGCCGAGAAGGTTaacgagatgacctctgccgataaggattcaaaaaatcattctcgaccgagactttgataggtaaccagtcggccatgtcgcagtgctgtttatccaaaatgAAGATACTCCACGGTCAGCTGATTCTACgacaacagtgttgtttatccaaactgaagatgttcaccGGTTGCCtccacaatgctgtttatccaaactgaaggtgtgtcggTGAAAAGgggaaaacaaaaatctcaaggttgttgagaggttttgcCTAGAGCGAGAAaatgcgcagggcaatttgtgtgttgaattggaggggggtTGTTTCGATGTCTTccctccctatttatagcagccaACCTATATCGAATCCCAATCACTCCTGGATTAGAACTCCTTCTCATGATCCAACTTTATCTCGACCAATCATATTCCTACTAGGACTTCAAACATAACTCGTTATCAGACCGTATTCAATCTTAGCATCCTGATCCCGTTGAAACTCCTTCTCATAACAGGATTCGTCCACATTCCCAATTTCCGATAGGATATGGCCAACTTCGACCGCACGGCCCATAGGCTGAATATCTCCCAATGACACCTGTCCACGACTTCTGGGCCGAGAATGAATCTAAACTTGGCCTATCCAACACTGGGCCGAAAAAAATCTAACTCGgcccaaaacaatattttttgggtccaaacactaCCATTAGCATGCTTGATGGCAAGAACAGAATCAGTGAGTTTAAAAATCCAACACTCTACAAGGATGATGAGAAGTTAAAGGCTCTTGCTGCGATAAAAGGAGGAGGTTATGTGCCAGACACAAGATATGTCCTTCATGACATTGATCAGGAGGCCAAGGAACAGGCCTTGCTTTATCACAGTGAGCGTTTGGCAATTGCGTATGGTCTCATTAGTACTCCGCCAAGGCAAACTCTTAGGATCATCAAGAACCTCCGCGTCTGCGATGACTGCCACAATGCAATTAAGATCATGTCAAAGATTGTTGGAAGGGAATTGATCGTCAGGGACAAACGTTTCCATCATTTCAAGGACGGAAAATGCTCTTGTGGGGATTATTGGTGAAGAGCAGATATCACCTCAGACTTGTCTAAGAGTTCTTCCCAGTTGCAGTTTGGTGTGTAAAGAAAGTTCAAACTATGCCGAGCTGTACGGGATCCTGTGATGAGCACCAGTGCTACTAGTTGGTTTTGACATATATGCTGAACTATATATGCATTGCATTATCTGTTTGTTTCGATGTCGAATCAATTATTATCtgtcaaaaatcaaaataatattttcttatCCTTTTGCGGCATTCCGATTGCTCTCTTCCTATAAGATACTGTTGGAAATAACTGTATTTTGGTTCATGATGTCTTGAAGCTATTCAAACATACTttctttgaccaaaaaagaacATACTTTCAAAACATGGACTTTTTGGGTATTTAGTTAACAAATTGACGTGGACTTTTTGGGTAGTATAGCGCATGCATTGAAGTTATTACCAATTAGCTCGTGATCTAGTGAGTTACTTTCTCGAGTCCCCAAGTTCAAATTTTCCATCCTCGTTgatgaaaacaagaaaaatacgaTGGATAGCATGATAGATGGCCAGCTTCCAATTTGGATGAAGTTAATAAACCTTGTTTCGAAGAGATTCTTAGCTCTCTCTGGTTGTATATCCCCTTGTGTCTTTAGCATGTGATCAGGGAGATAAACATAAGGACACATACAGCTGGTTACAAAGCAGATTATCTCGAAGAAAAGAGACATTTGTCTTCACATGGATTTACAtcaacacacacaaacacaaatgCAAATTGGATCTCTACTGTTCTATGCACGTCTCATGGAACTAGTCATCATGGTCATGAAATCATTTAAGTCAACCATACCATCCCCATCAGTGTCTACCGCTCTCACTATCCGCCGGCAGTCGTCAAGGTTGCAACTCTCCTCCAATCCCGTTAGCACTTCCATAACTTCTTCTGCGCTTATTTTTCCGTCGCCATTCAAATCAAACATCTGAAAAGCGTTCTGGATGTCTATCGTCCGAATCCCTCCGTTGTGTACATCCAAGAACTCCTTGCAATTGATAAAGCCATCCCGATCCAGATCAACAATCTTGAAAATCTTCTGCACTTCTCCAACCTTACTTCCCTTTCCCAGTGCTCTCAATATGGCCTTGTACTCCGCCGGAGATATCTTCCCGTCTTTGTTGGAGTCGAACTTGTCAAAGACTTTCTTCATCTCATTGTGATTTGGCTCAAAAGTAAGTGCTAAGCCGGAGTTTTTCCTGTCTTGGAAGGAAAATATCCGAGATGGTTTGCACAGAAACTTCCGCTTTGAGAGGCTGTACTGgaagtcgagggagttgacatTCGACATATCCATCTCAGGCGATCAGAGCAAAAACCAAAATCAGACTTTTATATAACGGTGCAGGTAACCGTCAATACGAGGTTGCAGAAACTGGGCGTCTCCGATCCTTATATACTGTGTACAACAATTTCATTCCATAAAAAGTTGAGGCAATTCAAGAAGAATAGATTCTTAATAAATGGCAGAAAAAAGCTAATAAGAATAGATAAGAAAGAATACATTCTTTACAAAAGCTAAGCAACTACAATCTCCTTTCTCCTCCCCAAAAATCTCCTTTTGAagattggttttattttttatttcaaatttataAATAAGTACTGAAGGGGAGTTATAACAGAACTCACCGAACTAATCGTAAAATATTTCCCgatatacaaaaaaattaataagaaataaCTATGTTTAGCTCATGGCGGTTTTCCATTATCCAAATCCACCATCACTTCAATGTCCTTGCGAGCTGTTATCTTCTGTACGTATCCTACAATGTTGAATATCTTGAGTAAGAACTCTAGGGttgtaaataaaaaacacaAGGGTTCCAAAAAAAGATTTGCGTTCATAAATGATGACCCAAGTGAATCAGTAAAGTTTCCATTCGAGCTTTGCACAAGCTTTGATGCCCATTAACTTTAAGCATCCTACCCGTAGGGTTCTTTCATAACGTAAATATTAAAGTTGTCTTCCGCATCATCAAATATTCTCATATACCTCCCCTTTACAACAAGGAATAGTGCCCAACAGCTTGCCAAATATTTCCATTGCTCCTATTTCTGGCACTAAACCTCCAACCAATAGAAGAAAGTTGGCAGACCTAGGCACTATTGGAGTTAAAgcaaaagaattgaaaaacGGTAGAGACACGCTTATCTTAAATT
Encoded proteins:
- the LOC126584258 gene encoding pentatricopeptide repeat-containing protein At2g15690, mitochondrial-like, with product MLDGKNRISEFKNPTLYKDDEKLKALAAIKGGGYVPDTRYVLHDIDQEAKEQALLYHSERLAIAYGLISTPPRQTLRIIKNLRVCDDCHNAIKIMSKIVGRELIVRDKRFHHFKDGKCSCGDYW
- the LOC126584683 gene encoding calmodulin-like protein 30 — encoded protein: MDMSNVNSLDFQYSLSKRKFLCKPSRIFSFQDRKNSGLALTFEPNHNEMKKVFDKFDSNKDGKISPAEYKAILRALGKGSKVGEVQKIFKIVDLDRDGFINCKEFLDVHNGGIRTIDIQNAFQMFDLNGDGKISAEEVMEVLTGLEESCNLDDCRRIVRAVDTDGDGMVDLNDFMTMMTSSMRRA